GGCGAAAGACGGAAAATATGGTCTCATTTTACATACTGACAGTGAGCTTACACTTTTTCTTGTTACATCAGGTTATTTCGCTTTTTTCACGCTCCGCCATTTcacccccccctccccctgAGCTTGGATATCCGTCTGATTATCATTGTTTCTGTGAATTTCGATTTATAAATTGGCACTTGGGTCGGAATGGCATCGAATTCGCGGCGGAATGCGGAGGTAGAAGGTATGGAATACTTCAATTTGGAACGGTATATTGCTGCAGGGCCACCTTAAGCTTTGAGACTAACATTGATCGGTCTATAAGGGGATGTGCCAATGGAGCCTGTTGAGCAGAAGGGTATGAATTGATACCCACCTTTTGCTTTTGCACCCGTTTCCATTCCTGCCAATTACTCGGCTAATACTCATGCATTCTATAGCTACTACAGATGAAACCCAGACATCCGATAATGACGGCGGCGAACGCCCGGTGCGAAGGAAGCTGAAGGAAACCTCTATCACCTCGGCCCCGCAGAGCTTGAACCCCGCAAACGCCGAAGAGTCGCAGCACGGTGGAAACAGCAGGGCTAGCAGCAGGGGCAGGAAGCGATCATTCAACGAAGACGAACAGGAGAATAATGAGGAGGACGCCGGCCACAGACGGAAAAGGTCGCGCAGTTCGAATGTCGAAGAAGGTATTGGAAAAGTCCAAAATGACCTGTCGTCGAAGATTATGAGCccgcagaagaagagaagccGGGACCAACTGGATAAGGAGGAACCCAAGATAGGGGCCGCGGCCGGCAAGAAGGTTACTGAGGATTCCGCTGAAAAAGAGGCCAAGCCAGCAGCGGAAGGGGAACCCGAGAAGAAGCGGCATCGGGATGATTCTCAGGAGAGGGGGTCGGTAAGTTACGGTGCCTTTTATTAGTGAAGAGCCGTGGCTAACACAAGTGTCTCTAGAAGGCTCCCCTTCCAAGCGCTTTCGCGAACACTTCATCTGTTTCCCCCTTCGGGTCCATTGGAGTTTCGAAACAAGCTGCCAAGGAAGAAGACATTGCAAACAAGCCTCAAACTACTTCCAAGTCTGCCTTCGCCTCGTCGAGTTTAGCTGCTTTCTCTGGTTCCGAACAGTCGCCTTTCAGCTCCATTGGAGGTTCTACCACATCCGTGTTCAGAAAACCGGCTACTACGGAGCCTGAGAAGCCTAAGACCGGATTTGCTGCAGCAGAGGGGCTTTCACCGTTTGCCGCCGCTGCGCCTTCTGGATTTGGAGGCATGAGCTCTGGGTTTGCTGGTTTCAGTGGCGGATTTGGTGCGGCCGCTAAGACAGGGGGAGGCCTTACCAGCTTTGCTGCCCCAGGTGGTTCTAGTCTTTTGAACAGTACCTCCGCCAAACCTTTCGGGGCTGCGGATGAGGACGAgaaggaagacgatgaagaagaagatgaagccgAGAAGGGTCCTGGGGAGTTTGAACAAGACAAGACTGATGAGAGATTCTTCGAGCGAGAGAGTATGCTTCCTGTTTCTCCTCTGGTTCCAAGCGGAAATCGGCTAACATGAGATAGTTGAAACcggtgaggaggaagagaagacatACTTCTCCTGCAAAGCGAAGCTCTTCCAATTCTCCGACAAGGAATGGAGAGAGCGCGGCATCGGTACCTTCAAGGTGAATGTTAAAGTAACAGACGGCAAGGAGGATAAGAAAGCCGTACGATTGATCATGCGGGCCGATGGCGTTGGGCGTGTTATGCTCAATACGCCGATTTTCAAAGGCATGAATGTCGGCGATGCTACAGGCAAAGAACCTAAGGCAACAAAGCAGATTCTCCTGGCTAGTCTGGAGAGTGGTCGTTCTGCTCCGATCCTGCTTCGGGTATGTCTTCGAACCCCCTGCTAAAAAAGCTTCTATTAGCGTCCAATACTGACTGGCTCACAGACCGGAAGCGAGGACAACGCAAGGGATCTCTACAGAGTCGTTTGCGACTTACTGAAGGAACAATAGGCGATTTCATCTGCCAGGAGTTCATGGCTGTTACTTCGTAGCCCCAAGCCTACGATGTCATATCTGGAGGCCATAATCAGTCAGTGTTAGAGTTCTGATGTGTGTATTTGATATCCAAAATGGGCGAGGTTTTGCATAGAAGGTGATCGTTGTACGAGTTATGGGCGGGCATCTTGCAAAATGCTGGTAATACATAGTAGTATCGGAGGCAGGCTCTTCGTCTTCTACATTCGACTGGATCCAATTACATTCATTCAAATAGTTATTCATCTGTTTATTATTTTCATTTGCTGCTGGATCGATATTGTATGCCATATGGCGCTATACCATTCTAGGTAGTTATTGAATTTTGACACACGTGACTTCGCGTATCGGGGCATTTCTTTCAAGAAAGCTGAACCTCCTTTTCGAACGCCTTGATCATATCAGGTTATCGCAATGAGGTATCGACATGGCTGGCTCCATGTCAGACTCTGCCTCTCAGGCTGCGCTCAAGCGCAAAAGAACAACTGATACCGGCGAAGGCAAATCGGTTCCTTATACCCATCTTCGGAACAGCGCACCGCCATCCACAGCCGAGCAAGCTGCAGTCGACGGCAATGCAGTGTCAAGCGAAGCACTGACGAGCCAGGGTAAAGCCAAAAGAGCAAAGCCTTCGAAATCATTTACACCAGCCCAAACCAACAACAATGGCACCGACAGCAACGGCGCCAAAACAAGCCATGCGCCTCGCCACCCCAGAAAATCAAGAGATCCTGCCAAAAGAACCCCATCAGCTCCATGGCCTGATGTATTCAAAGACCTCGCGCGGACGCATAGTGCCTTAAATCTCGTGTACACGTTCTGTTGCACGCGGAAGCATTTCGCCACCACGTTTGATAATATCAAGAGTGCCGTCCAGGCGCAGCTTGGAGGTAATCGCGAACTGACTGTGGAAGATATCGCGAGGATGAAGGTTCTTGTGCCTAGGGCCGTGAGGTTGGATTATGTAGATGAGGCGAAATTGGAGGTTATGGCTGTTGGGGGGAAGGACATGCTTGATTATAAGCTGAAGGGGTTTGATGATGGAAGTATGGGCCATAACAACTGGATGGGGACAAGTGAGGGAACAGACCCTGAAGGAATAAAGGAAGTTCTCTTCTTTGAATTCCTCGATGGTGATTTGAAGCGGGAGATCCAGCGTTCAAAAAATACGGACGAGCCTACCAAACCGGCGCGGAAGAAGGCGATGGAAGATCTGAGAATGCCGGTTTACAGCCAGAAACAGATACTGAAGTTGATTGAGAAGCGGAATGCGAAGTTCTCAGATGCTGTTGATGCATTCTTGGTCCAATGTGAAGATGAGGGCTTGGAACCAATGGAACAATTGGAACGCAAGAAGGATATGATGATCCCATCGCCTCCCGATAGTGGTGTCAATACTCCCGCAGCTACTTTGGCATCAAAGCCTCAGTTGCCACGCGAGATTCCAAAGGAACGAAAGTCCATCTCAGAAATCATCGAAGAGATTCGGGAACTAGATTGGTACTCTGCTCAGATAGTCCCAGATGGCCACAGAGCCTTCGATGCTCAGCCATCTGTCTATGGTGACTTGTTGTTTCAGCTTACCCAGAACATGGTCGATGCCTTATATAACACCAAGGGTATTACGCAGTTCTATTCCCATCAGGCGGAGGCAATTAATTATCTGCACCAGGGCCACAATGTCATTGTTTCTACGTCCACAAGCTCTGGAAAATCATTGATATACCAAGTTCCCATGCTGCATGAACTTGAGAGAGATCATAATAGCAGAGGAATGTATATCTTTCCTACAAAGGCTTTGGCACAGGACCAAAGACGCAGTTTGAAAGATTTACTACAGTACATGGATGGCCTGCAGGACACGATTGTGGAAACATTTGATGGAGATACACCCATGGAAGATCGCAATCTGATTCGCGAGGAGGCACGTATTATCTTCACCAATCCTGATATGTTGCATATCACGATCCTGTCGCGGGAGAGTGCGTGGCGCACTTTTTTACAAAACCTCAAATTCGTCGTAGTTGACGAACTGCATGTCTACAATGGCCTTTTTGGCTCGCATGTTGCGTTCATCATTCGGCGACTACGCAGGCTCTGTGCTGCAGTGGGTAACCACCATGTCAAATTCATCTCTTGTTCGGCTACTGTAGCGAACCCCGAAGAACACATGAAGGCCGTTTTTGGCATTGATGATGTCAAATTGGTGGATTTTGATGGATCTCCTTCTGGCCGAAAGGAATTTATATGTTGGAATACGCCTTTCAAGGATCCAGGAGATCCGACGTCAGGACGTGGGGATTGCGTTGTAGAGACTGCAAGGCTCTTCTGCCAACTGATCGCGCGAGGCGTCAGGGTTATCGCCTTTTGTCGGATAAGGAAAATGTGCGAGATCCTCCTCCAAGCTGTGAGGAACGAATTTCACAATCTCGAGCGCCCCGAAATTGGTAAACTGGTAATGGGATATCGAGGTGGCTACAGCCCGCAAGACCGGAGGAGAATTGAGAAAGAAATGTTTGAGGGCCAGTTGATGGGAATCGTTGCGACAAACGCCCTCGAACTGGGCGTTGACATTGGCTCTCTCGATGCCGTTATCACCCTTGGCTTCCCATACTCAATTTCCAACCTGCGCCAGCAAAGTGGTCGAGCCGGACGCAGAAACAAAGATTCACTCTCCGTGCTAGTTGGCGACAGATATCCAACGGACCAGTACTACATGAAGAATCCCAACGAACTATTCACAAAACCAAACTGCGAGTTGCAGATCGATCTTGCAAATGAGCTTATCCTGGAAGGACATGTGCAATGCGCGGCGTTCGAGATGCCTATCAAACCCGATCAGGACAGCGTCTACTTTGGCGAAAAATTGCCAGCATTGGCAGCTACCAGACTTGTCAAGGATGAATTCGGGTTCTACCATTGCCATGAGCGGTTCAGACCCCAACCCTCCCGGTGCATCTCTATCCGAGACACGGAGGACCAGCACTTTGCCGTCATCGACACGACGCACGCGAGGAACGTGGTTCTGGAGGAAGTCGAGGCGTCACGGACGTTCTTTACGATTTACGAAGGTGGCATCTTCCTACATCAAGGTCAAACGTACCTGGTCCAAGAACTCAACACAGACAGACGGTTTGCTCGCGTCGTCCGCGTCCATGTGGATTGGACCACGATGCAGCGGGATTACACCGACATCGACCCAATCGAGACAGAAGCAATGCGCATAATTAGCGACAAAAcctcgtcatcctcatcctcatcatcacctCCACGCGTATACTACGGTTCTGTCCAAATTCACGCCGTCGTATACGGCTTCTTCAAAATCGACAAACGCGGCCGCATTCTTGACGCAGTAGCGGTGGATAACCCACCCATCGACATCTTCACCAAAGGCATCTGGCTCGACGTACCCAAACGGGCCCTTGAGATCCTCGACTCCAGACGTCTAAATATCGCTGCTGCGATCCACGCCGCCGAACATGCCGTGCTCTCTTTACTCCCTACATTCGTTATCTCGTCTCCAGGCGACGTCCGTACAGAATGCAAAGTAGCCAAGAAGGAGTTGGGGAAGAACCTCAAACTCGCCAATGAGATACCTACTGGAAGTGCCAATACCAACGCTTATCAACCACGAACCCAGAAAACCAGGGATCTCCAGCCACCCTCTCGCAAACGTCCCGCTCGTCTTACCTTCTATGACGCGAAAGGTGGTTCCTGCGGTTCTGGGATAGCTGGTAAAGCCCTCGAATTCATCGACGTTCTCCTCCGCCGCGCCATATCCCGCATTGAAACGTGTCATTGTATCACGCCTCAGGGGTGTATCGAGTGCGTCTGCGATGAGCGCTGCAAGGAGATGAACGTGGTGATGAGTAAGGCTGGAGCTGGTGTTGTACTGAGGTGTCTGTTGGGTCTGGAggttgatgttgatgcctTACCTTGGGGAGAGGAATACTTTGAAGACGAAGGCATTGATGGTGGTAGTAGTGGTGCTGGCGGAGAATTGGCGGGTGGTTTGGAGACGGTTGTTGAGGCGCAGGAGGTTCCGTGGAAGAGGGGCTGTTCGCCTTCATTGTGATGCTTGGCGTTTGGCCGGATCTGAATATTTCGTTGACTTGAGGCGAGCACGGCCTCAACCTGTACAGGGGTTGTGACTATATGAGCTGTTCTATATACATTCATATCACCAGATACAAACACACATTGGTTCAAAGAGAGCCTTTATATCTTTGTAACTTTTCCAAGTAACTCCCTCCACAATGCAACGGCCTGTCATTAACGCCTCTATAGCCGTCTATCATGATAAATACATATCGTACAGTAGATGCAAAGCCTGTAATGGGTGGTTTGTGATTTGTACAGACGGGAACGGTCAAGAGGAAAAGGCAAAAAACAATATTGTAAACCTTCTCGCAGGTAGGGACCAAGGGACCATTGACAACAATGGCTTTTCTGTGTGCTAGTAGAACCGACGCCCAGTGACAGCCCGCGGGTTGTATACTGGCATCTCCACCATCGAAGCTGAGTCGTCTGAAGATATTAAGATCTGGATGGAGTCCAGGTAGAGATGCGGCCATGAAAATCATGGATTTTGATCTCCCAGTTGGATAAAAGTGATGGAAAGGTGTTTTATGCTAAGCGTGACCATATCGAATCGATTCAGGTACGCGAAGCTAAAGAGCTCATGTCCCACTTGCCAGCGTAGACGGGGAACTCCTATCGCTCTCACTGTCGTCCAAGGTAATCTTCCAGAATAGTGTTTTCATATCGCGAACGCTTTCTCGAAAGTCGTCTTGCGggtcgttcgttcgttcttCCGTCAATGCGCGTACTTCGCGCACGATATCGGGGTATCCTTCGTCATTCGGGAGCCACCAGTGGTTGAGTTCGGGTTTCTGCCAGATTTCTGCCATGCGTGTTCGATATCGAGGAGCGGTAACGCATCTGCGGTTGAAAATGGGGAAATTAGTATAACCGGCCTCCTTGTTTCGCCGAAGACTCACCCGTTCTGCTCCATTTTGACAAGTTTCCTCCTACACCACATTATATGTTTTTCATCCTTTGGCAGAAGAATGCTTGCAATTCCTAAACAGTTGTTGAAAGCAAAGAAATACCCATTCTCTTTCTCGGGCCATCGATCAATTGTCTCTATCAGCCGACATTGTTCCGAAGCCAAGCGTTGCAGTTCGAACATGGACGGTTGTTGTAAAGTGAGAAATGACTGATACTCGAACATTGTTCTGGTGGAAAGGTAGTCGATCCATGCAAAATTAATACGCCATAACGGACCCGTAGACAGGCTGCCTGGAATGTAGGGATCGAAGGGATCATCCTCGGTCAAAGGCTGTCTATTCGGAAAGGACTGAACAGTATGCTCGGGGCTTTCGAGTGCGATAAGGATATCCTTCATCCGCTCCAATGTTTGAGAAAGGTTTTGGTTCTGAACTATAAAGTCGTCGATCGATATAATGCCTCGAGACAGCTTGGCGTACAACGACGCCATATCCAACCCAAACCGGCGGTTGATGGAAACAGCAAAATCGATCTGTTTTTGCGCGTCATGCGGATACAGTGCGGCTTGCTCCCCATCATATTGTTCTTTAGAAATGTACCAATCACGTCCGAGAACGGCTTCGTTTCCAGCCAGAATGCCGGCCACCAAGTCAAAACGGGAGTACCACAAGAATATATGCGAGTGCATTTCGTCGCGGTTTATGGATTGGGGAGTCAAGAGTTCGCTCATCAAAGCATGCGCAGCTTGATGGTGACTAATAAGGTTCACCCAGTCGCCCGATAATTCCTGCAAAACCTATAAGCATGTAGATAAACAGACAAAACGCTGTTGGTTCATACCTCAAACGTAGTAAGCACTAGGACAGTGATCAGCATTGCCTCAGTATGCTTCTCACCGGAGCTCAAGGACTCGCGTAATAGGGTCAGTGCCTTATTGTAATACTTGAGAAACGTGCAAAGCTTTCCGTTACCACTCTGGACGCAATGATGATACGCAGCAAAGCCGACGACCGCATGGAGGAGAGGTTCGTATTGCAGGGCAAGCTCAGTGATCGTTTGGTGTACAAAACGGTGACACGGGTGTCTCAGAAGGTAGTGTCGGTACGTCAGCACTTCCTGATGGAAGATAAGGTAGAACCGCAAGTCTTCTGCTAGATTGGCAGTCCCGAGAGATCCAACTGGTTCTTGTGGAGGTAGACCTGTACTGCCCGATCGTATACTCATAGTCTCGAACATCGGTGATGCCTCAGTGGACGGGGAGCTGCTCACGTGCTCAAACGACTGTAGATAGCTCTTCGTCGGAGATTGTGAACTGTTTTGCGTTTTGAGAAGAACAGGTAAGGATCTAGCTGTGCCCATGGCAGGGGACAGCTGGGGTCCAGAGCCGGGACTCcgctcttcatcctcctcattgTCTGCTATGGGGTTCAAAGCGCGGCCATCGTCTTGTTCCACCTGACTGGGCGAGTCAGTCCCCTGCGAGCGGGAACTTGGTCCCTTGGATTTGGATCGGGAGCGGGCACTAGATCTCGAGGTCGAACCGGAGGCCGATGGATAGACGCAGTCTCGATTTCCTTTCCTGCACCTATCACAAACCGGACGTGCCTCGTCACATTTGATACGCCTAGATCGACAGGTGAAACAGCCACTTCGTGTTCGTCTGTGTTTCTTGTGTTCCGTACCCGGCTGTAAGGATCTCTGCTGGTTTTGCGTCGAGGAGATGAATGGAGGGACGGGAGAGGGAGTGTGCCAGAAAGCTACACTCTCGGAATATTGGCTAGGACCGAGGATCGAGTACGCGGGGAATTGGGTTGGGTTCTGTTGTAGTTGACTTTGGCTTTGCGGATAGCCCATCACGGAGGCTTGAGGCGGGGTATATGGATTTGCCATTCTCTTCCAGACCAGTCGAATTGCATCCAAAACGCAAAGGGAGAATGAAACCTAAAAGTCGGCATAAGCTGGGAGCAATCCGGAACAGACAGCTCATGCGGCTCCACGCTTGACAGAATGgcaggaagagaaggaccAGGTGAACATCCTTCCAAGGGAAGAATATTTGAccctaaaaaaaaaagacgtGAAAAGAGAAGGATAAAAGGAGAGGAATGACAGAAAAAGCAACGAGTGTATATTGAGTGCAAAGAGAAGGCAAGTGTAGTCCGGAAGACTGAGAGTGACGGAATATGTGGGGAGATGGAGCGAGATGGTAGTAATAAGCATTAGtactactgctgctgctgctacaACGGTTACTTCCTTTTTACCAGATCGGGAACCACCCACTTTCATCTCAGAGGACACAATAAATACTTGCTTTTTTCCAAACTATTAACAATGTACGTGTACAGTGTACGCATACCTCACTGCCAATTGGCTTAAGGGTTATTCTTCCATACTGCAGTCATGACGCTGCTGCCCCTGGAGTAGCCGGTTCCCAGCTTTCTTATTTCATTATTCATTtcttattattgttgttttttttttcccctcttTTCTAACATCATATATGCGACACAACGGTTGAAAGCCTGTCTCCTTTTACCAGACCtcaaaatagaaaaaaaaacatatAGGGTATAACCATGTACGAAAAGTAGGGACCTGCGTCTGTTCCGAACCTCCGACATGTATCCGTACTCCTCCGGAGGACTCGGAGCGTCAAGGAGTGTTTTTCACGACGCCTGCAGAGTACAATTACTTGGATAGAGAAACATAGCGTCAGAGCCAGGGCCACCGCGGAATATCGACCATTACTTCATAGGTTCCGGACATGGCAGTTGAGACTCAAAATAGATTGATTTGCCCATCAGGAGTTCCGGTACAAGATTCAGACCCATATCCAGACCAACAAAGACAGTCGCAAAGCCAAGGCCCAAATCGCCCCTATGGCGATGATCTTAATGCTAAACAGTTTGACCTGTCCGATCCTAGGCTAATTCTCTCTCCACACATTAGCCACACAAGGCAATGGATCCCGGAGAAAGTGGGTACTCGCTCCATAATAAAGATCTTTATCGACCATGTGACTGACAGAAATCATAACGAGGGGACAATTGACAGCTATGATAAAGGAataaaaagggaaaaaaacaTCCTATCAATCATACATAATTAGTATGACGCACGCTGTACAAAGTACAGGGATAGGTACCTTTCTATGCGTAACCCCGGACTTGGGTAGGCTCTGATCATCTCCTGGGTGCTAACGAGGCTGAAACAGTCAACCGGCGACTAGCCCGCCATGGTTGGCCGATCTGCCAAGCTAGCCTGTTAGGTTAAGAGGTAGCCCATCCTTCAGTTCCGGACAGCACATGGAGTTATCCGTCTCCCCGATTCCGTTCGCCATTCTCCGTCAGATAGCCGCGGGTATATTCCGTAGTTACCCAGAGTGTACACACTACTATTATATGACAGTAGTGATAGTACACAAGGACCCTATATCTACTGCTAGTAGTATGGACTGGAACATACCCCAGAGTACGGGGTGCACCTGTCTGGAATAGTGGTGGACCGGGCGACTGAACATACCGAGGAATCAATTTCAGTGTCATGTGCAAGATGCTTCTCAGAGGCCCGTGCCCACCGAGTTCCTCCGTTA
This region of Aspergillus chevalieri M1 DNA, chromosome 4, nearly complete sequence genomic DNA includes:
- a CDS encoding uncharacterized protein (COG:U;~EggNog:ENOG410PRBW;~InterPro:IPR000156,IPR011993;~PFAM:PF00638;~go_process: GO:0046907 - intracellular transport [Evidence IEA]), encoding MASNSRRNAEVEGDVPMEPVEQKATTDETQTSDNDGGERPVRRKLKETSITSAPQSLNPANAEESQHGGNSRASSRGRKRSFNEDEQENNEEDAGHRRKRSRSSNVEEGIGKVQNDLSSKIMSPQKKRSRDQLDKEEPKIGAAAGKKVTEDSAEKEAKPAAEGEPEKKRHRDDSQERGSKAPLPSAFANTSSVSPFGSIGVSKQAAKEEDIANKPQTTSKSAFASSSLAAFSGSEQSPFSSIGGSTTSVFRKPATTEPEKPKTGFAAAEGLSPFAAAAPSGFGGMSSGFAGFSGGFGAAAKTGGGLTSFAAPGGSSLLNSTSAKPFGAADEDEKEDDEEEDEAEKGPGEFEQDKTDERFFEREIETGEEEEKTYFSCKAKLFQFSDKEWRERGIGTFKVNVKVTDGKEDKKAVRLIMRADGVGRVMLNTPIFKGMNVGDATGKEPKATKQILLASLESGRSAPILLRTGSEDNARDLYRVVCDLLKEQ
- a CDS encoding ATP-dependent 3'-5' DNA helicase (BUSCO:EOG09260DXP;~COG:A;~EggNog:ENOG410PFZG;~InterPro:IPR018973,IPR027417,IPR001650,IPR014001, IPR011545;~PFAM:PF00270,PF00271,PF09369;~go_function: GO:0003676 - nucleic acid binding [Evidence IEA];~go_function: GO:0005524 - ATP binding [Evidence IEA]), with protein sequence MAGSMSDSASQAALKRKRTTDTGEGKSVPYTHLRNSAPPSTAEQAAVDGNAVSSEALTSQGKAKRAKPSKSFTPAQTNNNGTDSNGAKTSHAPRHPRKSRDPAKRTPSAPWPDVFKDLARTHSALNLVYTFCCTRKHFATTFDNIKSAVQAQLGGNRELTVEDIARMKVLVPRAVRLDYVDEAKLEVMAVGGKDMLDYKLKGFDDGSMGHNNWMGTSEGTDPEGIKEVLFFEFLDGDLKREIQRSKNTDEPTKPARKKAMEDLRMPVYSQKQILKLIEKRNAKFSDAVDAFLVQCEDEGLEPMEQLERKKDMMIPSPPDSGVNTPAATLASKPQLPREIPKERKSISEIIEEIRELDWYSAQIVPDGHRAFDAQPSVYGDLLFQLTQNMVDALYNTKGITQFYSHQAEAINYLHQGHNVIVSTSTSSGKSLIYQVPMLHELERDHNSRGMYIFPTKALAQDQRRSLKDLLQYMDGLQDTIVETFDGDTPMEDRNLIREEARIIFTNPDMLHITILSRESAWRTFLQNLKFVVVDELHVYNGLFGSHVAFIIRRLRRLCAAVGNHHVKFISCSATVANPEEHMKAVFGIDDVKLVDFDGSPSGRKEFICWNTPFKDPGDPTSGRGDCVVETARLFCQLIARGVRVIAFCRIRKMCEILLQAVRNEFHNLERPEIGKLVMGYRGGYSPQDRRRIEKEMFEGQLMGIVATNALELGVDIGSLDAVITLGFPYSISNLRQQSGRAGRRNKDSLSVLVGDRYPTDQYYMKNPNELFTKPNCELQIDLANELILEGHVQCAAFEMPIKPDQDSVYFGEKLPALAATRLVKDEFGFYHCHERFRPQPSRCISIRDTEDQHFAVIDTTHARNVVLEEVEASRTFFTIYEGGIFLHQGQTYLVQELNTDRRFARVVRVHVDWTTMQRDYTDIDPIETEAMRIISDKTSSSSSSSSPPRVYYGSVQIHAVVYGFFKIDKRGRILDAVAVDNPPIDIFTKGIWLDVPKRALEILDSRRLNIAAAIHAAEHAVLSLLPTFVISSPGDVRTECKVAKKELGKNLKLANEIPTGSANTNAYQPRTQKTRDLQPPSRKRPARLTFYDAKGGSCGSGIAGKALEFIDVLLRRAISRIETCHCITPQGCIECVCDERCKEMNVVMSKAGAGVVLRCLLGLEVDVDALPWGEEYFEDEGIDGGSSGAGGELAGGLETVVEAQEVPWKRGCSPSL
- a CDS encoding Zn(II)2Cys6 transcription factor (COG:S;~EggNog:ENOG410PJTJ;~InterPro:IPR036864,IPR021858,IPR001138;~PFAM:PF00172;~go_function: GO:0000981 - DNA-binding transcription factor activity, RNA polymerase II-specific [Evidence IEA];~go_function: GO:0008270 - zinc ion binding [Evidence IEA];~go_process: GO:0006355 - regulation of transcription, DNA-templated [Evidence IEA]), with amino-acid sequence MANPYTPPQASVMGYPQSQSQLQQNPTQFPAYSILGPSQYSESVAFWHTPSPVPPFISSTQNQQRSLQPGTEHKKHRRTRSGCFTCRSRRIKCDEARPVCDRCRKGNRDCVYPSASGSTSRSSARSRSKSKGPSSRSQGTDSPSQVEQDDGRALNPIADNEEDEERSPGSGPQLSPAMGTARSLPVLLKTQNSSQSPTKSYLQSFEHVSSSPSTEASPMFETMSIRSGSTGLPPQEPVGSLGTANLAEDLRFYLIFHQEVLTYRHYLLRHPCHRFVHQTITELALQYEPLLHAVVGFAAYHHCVQSGNGKLCTFLKYYNKALTLLRESLSSGEKHTEAMLITVLVLTTFEELSGDWVNLISHHQAAHALMSELLTPQSINRDEMHSHIFLWYSRFDLVAGILAGNEAVLGRDWYISKEQYDGEQAALYPHDAQKQIDFAVSINRRFGLDMASLYAKLSRGIISIDDFIVQNQNLSQTLERMKDILIALESPEHTVQSFPNRQPLTEDDPFDPYIPGSLSTGPLWRINFAWIDYLSTRTMFEYQSFLTLQQPSMFELQRLASEQCRLIETIDRWPEKENGYFFAFNNCLGIASILLPKDEKHIMWCRRKLVKMEQNGCVTAPRYRTRMAEIWQKPELNHWWLPNDEGYPDIVREVRALTEERTNDPQDDFRESVRDMKTLFWKITLDDSESDRSSPSTLASGT